In Prionailurus viverrinus isolate Anna chromosome D1, UM_Priviv_1.0, whole genome shotgun sequence, the DNA window GCCACGATGATGTGACGCTGGGCAGTCTGCTCAGGATCGGCAAAAACACAGGAGAAGTTGGTATTGCGCAGGGTGGGGCTCAGCTCCTCTAGCATGAGGGTCGTCTGCAGCTGGGTGCGTGGGCCCCGGCGCTCCCGACTGAAGCAGAGGAGGAAAGGCCATGAGAAGACCATAGGAGGAACCCCAACCACCCCCCCTGCCTGCCAGCCTTGCCACTGCACCCCTCACCTGATGCTGCCCTCCCTCAGCCGACCTGGGAGGTGTTCGATGAAAGAACCATTGCCCAGCCAGTACAGGATGCTAAAGTGGGGGAAGCGGCTACAGGCGGTACAGGACAAGGTCAGCATTCCATCTAGGGACACATGTGGCTGTTAGCCCTTCTGGAGagcacaccctcccctccaccatgCTGCCCTCCCCCCTGGCTCCCACAATTCAGGAACTGGATTACTGCTGTACACACCACCCAGGTGGGAAAGTCTGTTAATGGGGAAGTGTGGTTGTCTACAAGGCAGGCCTGGGGCTGAACAAGAGGAATATGGATGGGTACGGGTCCTTGGTTCAGATGACGACTCCTGACCCTGTTTCTTCAAGATGGCCTTTTCCAATGCTCAGCTTTGGGGACTCTAGGACCCCTGGTCAAGGAGGCAGTAGGCCACTGCTCCTCTAAGATGGCCAGAGGGCAAGTGGTCTTGGGTGGGGCGCAGGCTGGGCCTCGGAGCATATTGCAGTCAAGGCTCTGGGAGTCCTCTGACCATCCTTATGTCTGAATTCTCTCCATCCCATCTTGGGAGCTGGGCCCTGCACCCACACTCATGATGCTGGGTGGGAAAGGGGATGCCGAGTGCTCTGGCAAGCTGCCCTGGCTGGTGGGGCTACATGGCAGAAGGCAGTGGAAGGGGGCAGCTCAGGAGTCAATCCCACCTTTGGgccctctgtgcccacagctcaccCCCTGACCACCGTGCCCTTTTAGGCTCCCATCAGAATCGCTCCTTACTCAGTGGGACTTCCAGTTCCGGCCAGGTCACCTCCATTGCTGGGCACTGCTTAGCTGTTGGGAGCCCGGAGGGGCAGGGGTCCTTTGTGATCCCAGATGAGCCAGTGAAAGCGGTGGTGGCCTGAGGTAGAGGTGTGGCTCCAGCCAGGTGAGAGACTATGTGGGCACATAGGAGCAGGACAGGCAAAGGCCTGGGATCTGAGGGCAGGACAGTCACAGAGGTCAACTGCTGTCTGCCTGGAAATGCTCAACATCCTGGCTTGGATCTTGGCTGGAGAGGCAGCTGCCTGGATGCAGCTCTGGCCGAGATTCCTGGGCTCTGCCCAGGGAATCAGAGGGGCAGAAGGACTCCTCGGGCCCCACCTCTTGGCCCTTTCTGAATGGAGAGAGGCTGGACAGAGGCTGAAAGGGAGAGCACAACAGCAGGGTGGAGCTCCCCTGGCagaggggggtgtgtgtgtgtgcctgctcCACTCCCTTCTGTTCTCAGGCCCTACCCCACCCGCCCTTGCCAGCCCCTAGGTCCTACCTGGTGTCCGG includes these proteins:
- the IL18BP gene encoding interleukin-18-binding protein codes for the protein MRQNRTPDPRPLPVLLLCAHIVSHLAGATPLPQATTAFTGSSGITKDPCPSGLPTAKQCPAMEVTWPELEVPLNGMLTLSCTACSRFPHFSILYWLGNGSFIEHLPGRLREGSISRERRGPRTQLQTTLMLEELSPTLRNTNFSCVFADPEQTAQRHIIVAQLWAGLRTVAPCTQETSSSSGSPLPHHQDR